One genomic window of Boudabousia tangfeifanii includes the following:
- a CDS encoding YlxR family protein, with product MQSKLSTDDLARALGRRCIGCMQVDSRENMWRLVLKDQQLTIDRGCKLGGRGAWLHPDPDCLKMAKKRRAFLRAFKGAAFEQPADLFSEIEGK from the coding sequence ATGCAATCTAAGCTGTCTACAGACGACCTCGCACGTGCCCTAGGGCGTCGTTGCATCGGCTGTATGCAGGTAGATTCCCGCGAAAATATGTGGCGGTTGGTACTAAAAGATCAACAGCTAACCATTGATCGTGGTTGCAAACTTGGTGGTCGGGGAGCGTGGTTACATCCAGATCCTGATTGCCTCAAAATGGCCAAGAAGCGTAGAGCCTTCTTGCGTGCGTTCAAAGGCGCTGCTTTTGAACAGCCAGCCGACTTATTTTCCGAAATCGAAGGTAAGTGA
- the rimP gene encoding ribosome maturation factor RimP, producing MKKDLAQLRAELSQTVEPFGLVIEKLVPPSKGNQSLVIDLDLPDGPGQVSSDQLEEASRALSAKLDEIDPFPNAYLLEVGTVGAVRDLKTPRDWRRAVGLSVKIRRQGAGNVTGELLEVTDEQVSLRVKDDEIVVPLEAIVSARTRVDFSAVEE from the coding sequence GTGAAAAAAGATCTTGCACAGCTACGAGCAGAGCTCAGCCAAACGGTGGAACCGTTTGGATTGGTGATTGAAAAGTTGGTACCGCCCTCGAAAGGAAACCAAAGCTTAGTAATCGACTTAGACCTGCCAGACGGGCCAGGTCAAGTTTCTTCTGATCAGCTCGAAGAAGCCTCGCGAGCTCTCTCGGCCAAACTCGATGAGATTGACCCATTTCCAAATGCGTACCTACTTGAAGTTGGTACGGTAGGGGCAGTTCGTGACCTCAAAACGCCGCGCGACTGGCGACGAGCTGTAGGTCTTTCGGTCAAGATTCGTCGACAAGGCGCTGGTAATGTCACCGGCGAATTGCTGGAAGTCACTGATGAACAGGTCTCATTACGTGTCAAAGACGATGAAATCGTTGTACCCTTGGAAGCAATCGTTTCAGCTCGAACTCGGGTTGACTTTTCTGCAGTGGAGGAGTGA
- the nusA gene encoding transcription termination factor NusA gives MEIDMRALRMVESEKGVSMMTLVAAIKEALHKAYLKMPGAIRSSRVEIDEKTGLVSVIADEIDDEGNKIGEFDDTPSGFGRIATATARSVIVQNLREAEDAEILGQFKDKAGTVVSGIVQQGRDPRVLKVDIGDFEAVLPESEQIPGEHLKHGQWIRAYVVEVTRTERGPRILLSRTHPGLVRGLFEREVPEIQNGQVEIEAVAREAGQRSKVAVRPLVKGLNAKGACIGPMGQRVRAVMGDLGGEKIDLIDFSTDPEVFIPNALSPARVAQMEIISRADCEARVVVPNYQLSLAIGKEGQNARLAARLTGWKIDIHPEDEEAL, from the coding sequence ATGGAAATCGATATGCGAGCATTGCGCATGGTTGAATCCGAAAAGGGTGTTTCCATGATGACCCTGGTAGCCGCTATTAAAGAAGCGCTACACAAGGCTTATCTAAAAATGCCTGGAGCTATTCGTTCCTCGCGCGTTGAGATCGACGAAAAGACCGGTTTAGTTTCGGTTATTGCCGACGAGATTGACGACGAAGGCAATAAGATCGGCGAGTTCGACGATACTCCTTCAGGTTTTGGGCGAATTGCCACTGCTACCGCACGTTCCGTGATTGTACAGAACTTGCGCGAGGCTGAAGATGCAGAAATCCTCGGCCAGTTTAAAGACAAAGCAGGCACAGTAGTTTCCGGGATCGTCCAGCAGGGCCGTGATCCGCGAGTCCTCAAAGTTGATATTGGCGATTTCGAGGCAGTTTTGCCTGAATCGGAACAGATTCCTGGCGAGCACCTCAAACACGGTCAGTGGATTCGTGCCTACGTAGTGGAAGTGACTCGCACCGAACGCGGGCCGCGCATTCTACTCTCGCGCACCCACCCTGGTTTGGTTCGCGGTCTATTTGAACGGGAAGTCCCTGAAATTCAAAATGGACAAGTAGAAATCGAAGCAGTAGCTCGCGAAGCCGGACAGCGTTCGAAGGTTGCGGTACGACCTTTAGTTAAAGGTTTGAACGCCAAGGGAGCCTGCATCGGTCCGATGGGTCAGCGAGTTCGCGCAGTTATGGGCGACCTTGGTGGCGAAAAAATCGACCTAATCGATTTCTCAACCGATCCCGAAGTTTTCATCCCGAATGCACTTTCTCCAGCACGTGTCGCGCAAATGGAAATCATTAGTCGCGCCGATTGTGAAGCTCGAGTAGTTGTCCCTAACTACCAGCTCTCATTGGCAATCGGGAAAGAAGGCCAGAACGCTCGTCTAGCTGCGCGCCTTACTGGCTGGAAGATTGACATTCATCCCGAGGACGAAGAAGCTCTGTAA